One stretch of Mycolicibacterium fallax DNA includes these proteins:
- a CDS encoding NYN domain-containing protein encodes MTTTTDSTETDAVADRPATPPRVLLVWDAPNLDMGLGSILGGRPTAAHRPRFDALGRWLLARTAELTEELSAGPDGPVLLEPEATVFTNIAPGTAEVVRPWVEALRNVGFAVFAKPKVDEDSDVDSDMLAHIARRRAEGLAALLVASADGQAFRLPLEEIARDDGTDVAVLGFREHASWALASDTLEFVDLEDITGVFREPLPRIGLDSLPEQGAWLQPFRPLSSLLAAKA; translated from the coding sequence GTGACAACCACCACCGACAGCACTGAGACCGACGCCGTCGCCGACCGCCCGGCCACGCCGCCGCGGGTGCTGCTGGTGTGGGACGCCCCGAACCTGGACATGGGCCTGGGTTCGATCCTCGGCGGCCGCCCCACCGCCGCGCACCGCCCCCGGTTCGACGCGCTGGGCCGATGGTTGCTGGCCCGCACCGCGGAGTTGACCGAGGAGCTGTCCGCCGGGCCGGACGGGCCGGTGCTGCTCGAACCCGAGGCCACGGTGTTCACCAACATCGCGCCGGGCACCGCGGAGGTCGTCCGGCCGTGGGTGGAGGCGCTGCGCAACGTCGGCTTCGCGGTCTTTGCCAAGCCGAAGGTCGACGAGGACAGCGATGTCGATTCCGACATGCTCGCCCACATCGCGCGGCGGCGCGCCGAGGGGCTGGCCGCGCTGCTGGTCGCCTCCGCCGACGGGCAGGCGTTCCGGCTCCCACTGGAGGAGATTGCCCGCGATGACGGCACCGACGTCGCGGTGCTCGGATTTCGCGAACATGCCAGCTGGGCGCTAGCGTCGGATACCTTGGAGTTTGTCGATCTGGAAGACATCACCGGTGTCTTCCGGGAGCCGCTCCCGCGAATCGGCCTCGATTCGCTCCCCGAACAAGGGGCATGGCTGCAACCGTTCCGGCCGCTGTCGTCGCTACTGGCGGCCAAAGCGTGA